The DNA window AAGACATGTCGGAACGGCGGCTAGAAAGTAACAATATGTTGTCTTCTCTCGGCCAAATCCCATTTTGGACAGCCCTGATTCTTCGGACCACCTAGTCATATTATTCAGTGAAAGAGAAAACCTATTAGATCATATCTGGATACTGTCACTTAACCTCTAACATGAAGCATATATTACCTCTTGAGTTCCTCAAGTTCATTTTTGTAAAGTGATTGGCGGTTTAAGAAGCTTTTAATTGCTAGTTTGATGACGAACGAGGAACATGAAAGCCTGCATTTGCACAGGTTTGATGCTACTAATGGTTTTGTAGAATTCAATAGCAACTACTTGCGAAAAATGTGAAAGATAAGTACTTCAAGCATTACTAACTTCAAACATTTAAATTACCTGCAAGTGTTGGTCTTTCCGATCCACGTTATATAACCTTTACTTCTCTCTATATACATGCGATGCTCAAGATGGTCCATTCGAGCGAGCCATGGGAGTTCCATTTCATGCTCAATCTGTCGAAATTGTGACCAACATCAATGGTTAGTCTGAAGATTTCATAACACATCATTTACTATCATCAGTATCATATTCAAAATCGGCATCATATTCAAGATTACAAGGCATCGGCCTGAACTCTAATATTCAAAATCTCATGTAGTAAGCTAAACCATTGTTTCAACCACAAGTTCGATACTTGGACTTGGATGCTGGACTTTTGTTCGACCACAAGTTTTGTTTCAACCACAAGTTTCAACCATTGTTTCAACcacaagtgtgtgtgtgtgtgtgtgtgtgtgtgtgaaggcAAGATTATTAAGTGGTGAAGGCAAGATTTAAATCTAAGATTTTATGATGAACAATTAAAGTTTTACTTGTTAAGTTAGTAGACAGTTTCGTCATTAttggtattattattattattattattattattattattattattattattattattattattattattattattattataactaATATAGATTTTCTAATGATCATGAAAGGTATGATCCAACGATATCTTCTTACCAATTAATTAACTATGCATGTGGTGCAAAAcaagaaatttttttataaatggtAAGTGATAACTTTTTTTATAAAGATAATGTTAAAGGTAGGTTTTGATAAGTAACTTACTATGATTTACCAACTAAGTTATGATTCTTAAAAAAATGATCCGATGAGATAACGAATATTCAATCTTTCATAAGTGTGTCTTGTATTTCATTAGACTTAAGTTGAGATATTATaacaaatgaatatatatatatatatatatatatatatatatatatatatatatatatatatatatatatacatatacatatatatatatatatatacatatacatatatatatatatatatgtttgtgtgtatatatatatatatacaatcatGAAAATTTATGAATGATATTATACCTCTTTCTCAAAACCGGTCAAGTCGGCATTGTTGCCTTCTAAATGCAAACACTTATGCAATACTTTCATAGCAAAAACTTTGGCATTGTGAAGCTCAACTTCCTCGGGGAACATAAAGTGTGCTGCTCTGTAGACACCAACCATGGCTCCTAAGAATTCAGTGTAGTTCTCCATGATATGCGTGAGCACATCTTTCTCATCCATAAACCAACAAAACTTCCCTACATAAAACCGAAGATTACTAAGTTAGATGAATGATTAATTGCAACAACTGTGCATAGCATAATCTACTTATTAAAAATTTGAGATTATGGTAGCTATAAATTTTACTTGGTGTTACACGATATCCATATGCCCTTAAAAGATTAAAGGCTAACGAGTCTCTATATATATATTGCGATATCTCATAATTCTTGTAATCTTCTCGTTGTTGAGTAGCCCAATTCCTGCACGTTGAAAACAGAGCTGAAGTAATTTGTTTCCCAAGAGctagaaatgaaaataaaaaattgtagcaaaaaaacaaaaagagaaaaagataaggTGTCTTTAGCATACTTTTCCACGAGTAAGTGCATGAAGCATCATTCTTCGCACTCTGGCTTTTAAATCGGTCTCTTTGTCTACGATATTATCTAACAATCTTGATAGTTGGAGTTATGTAGTGGCATGACATAGGAATTAAGATCATTTAAATCTATAACAGAGGCAGAAAATTAGTGGAATTTAGATTTTCAGTTAAAGTGGAGAAGCTCACCattgtttagagagagagagagagagagagagagagagagagagaggtcgctTCGCAAACATTGATCAAAACATATCTATTATATAAGTGGAAGTTTTTCTTGCCAATAAAAGATTGTGAACAACGACCCACtgaactttagaacatgcaactgAAATGTCTTTGGATGGGCATTAGACTAGGGAGGAGCTAAAACTAATGTGATCTATAGAGAGCATGGTTGGCTTATTGTAAGAAAACTTCAGAAAAAGATTTTGTTATCTCCAATAGTAAGATATCTGAAACAAGGCAAGATTCCCTTCGCTTTTTACTCTCGATGGCTCTTCCAATCTAATAAAGTACAAACTGATTAATCCTGAAATAATTAGTAAATGGCCTCCAAAAGTTTTGAAAAtaggggaagaaagaaaaataacctcacaaaaaaaagaaaataatttgtatgCAGGAGAAATTCTAGGTCATGTTAACTTGTCATGGTGTTGGATGAGAATTCACCTCGGAGAGTACATGAATCGAGACATATCACCCAACATCGGGCACCATCCAAAAGTCATTGCAGtagctgtatatatatatatatatatatatatatatatatctgataaTGGATAACAACGAGTTGCAGTAGCCACACAATGCCATACCTGTAAGTATGGTCCATAACGCCTCGTATTTCTTCCGCAAAATGCTCACCACACCCTAACCTCCTCAAATGATCCACCAGACACAGCTTTATGAGATCTTCGTCCACAGGAAACACGGAAGGAACTGTTTACTCCACACCAATTCTACCTTTTAGAATATGCATCCATCTAACTCGAAATAGATTCTTAGTTAGTGGACTTACCCACGTTACTGCATCGTTTCAGCATGGTCTGTAGGTACTCCAAGCAATTCCTATCGCCTGTAATCATGAAAGCACAAGCGGTTGCAGAAGGAGAGTGGAAGAGCGAGCCGTCTTCCATCTGAAGCCTAAGAATAACTTCATGATTTGGCCTGCAGCTTATTGGCAGGGCCTCAAGGAACGACGTCAGCGGGGGGTGGCGATCGTTGCTGGAAGATTTTTCCCTGCCGTATCATAGTAGAATTCACTGTGTATGAGCAAGAAAACACAGTCCCAGCCTTGCGCGGCTAATGTATACTCCTATGACCGACCCTTACATTGCCAATATGGTTTCTCTTCTGTTGAAGACGTTGTTCACTGCTGGCATGCTGCCGCCGTCGGGAAGAACAGGTAGGCCTTTGGCCAGTGCCAGCTCAAGCATGCCAGGGAAGACGATGGAGTACCACCGAGGGATGCCACCGCGATGCTCCATCAGAAGTTTCACCATGTTTGCACGAAGAAATCCTAATCCTAATAAAAATGGAAGCTTATGTCAAGAGGTACATGCTAATCCAAGATCAGAGATGTGAAGATCATGTGTATCTTAGGAAGGAAATATATCTTGCAGGTGAGACAACAGAGGCCGATCATGGGAAACCAGTAGGAGCATACTCTAGACTCGACGTAGTTCTTCTTCCACCAAATATATCATGGTGGCTAGCAATAGTTTGATTCACAATGAACATCCCTTGCAACCCAGCTGAACCATAGCAAATCCTTAAAGATCTACCACATGCATATAGTGGTAGTTTGACTTGTAAGTTAGGGCTTGTCCTTTCTTTGAATCAGACTTTGCTTTCTGATGCATATAGTGCAATACTGTAGTTTGACTTATGTTTGCAAGAAATAAAATGACAGTTCCGTACTTGTACTCAGCTAGATTGCCACTAGGTTTTATTATCCAAGCAAGCATAAACGGTTCGCTGGGCAAATAAAGGCAATGTTCATTTAGAGTGTTTATAATTATAGCTACAGAATTAATTGTTTGCATTTGATCTGTCTTCCTGATCTTTTATAACCAATTAAAATTGCAAAAGTGTATCTATATATAATTATGTCCATGTTGTATTTTCTTTATACTCCAAACTCTGCCGATATTGTTCCATTCTCTCAATGGCTCCCCAGAGTAGAAGTTCGGGGTTCCAATATCAACTCTATCATTTTGGAGAATCAGTTTATATGAATATACTGCAAAATAACTTGAGTTTGTGTAATGATAATAACTTGAGTTTATTCAAATAAATATTACTATGCAAAGCTTTATAAACCAAACCACTGAAAAAATATGTAGATATCGAAGGAGGGTGAAGATGGTTGGGTGTGCCAGTTTTACCTTTCTCGATATTAGCATGGCCAGTGTCCCATGCATTGAGTGCAACAACACAAGCGAGGGTGGAGGTGAGAGAGTCCATGGGGTTGCCGAGCTCCCCCCAGTACCCTTCCTCTCTCTGGTGGCGGATTATCCACTCTAGGCACTGCGGAAACATGGGACGATGAGGAGACTGAGGACCGGCAACCATGGCGACCCATGCAGTTTCGTAGGGCGACGGTGGCAGGAAGGAGAGCATGTCAGCTGAGGGGGAGAACATCTCCTCCTTAATCGTTTCAACAAGGTAAGAGATCGACTCATCCATCTCCTAAACAGCGAATGGATCGGTACGTGTTCGAGCTGAGGAGTTCAAGGAGGCTCTATTTATAGAAGCAGCTCACCGCACAAAACATCGATCGAGCAGTTGATGCACGTTTATATCATCTGTTATCGGTGAACTTTGTGTGGCTGTACATCTCTGCCAAACACCCTGTTGGATCACTGTGCATCTTTGAGTTGATGTATGATGATTGGCCATAGATTAATTTGATGTCATTTTCAGTTCATGTCACCTGTAGACAAATGGAAGTAGAGCTTTGCAACAGGTCGAGATACGTGAGAAACGAGCACAGGCTGCTGGTTTCTCAAGCGTGGAACACGCTGCTGTACCTCTCTACTAGTTCGTATCATTCTTTGTATGCAAGAAGGGCGATGGCTTCATGTCACCAACTTTTCTCGAAGAGTTACCCCACCACGTCATGTAGCGGGGACAGGTATCCTCTGAGTCTCAGAATGAGGGAATAAGAAAGACAAAAAATATTCCAATACAAGATAGAACTTTGTAATTTTTTAACAATAATTTGTAGGGAGAAAACAAGTAGAATCCATCATTTGTTTTTATTTCAATTGATGACATAAGACGAGTAGTAgcgagtttctttttttttatgattaaaaaaactCAATAGagagaaataataaaaataataataataaaaagttaaATAACTAACGTAGCTCGAAGAGAATACTTGCAGGACGAAGCCCCGGACAATATAATCATAAAAAACAATTTGTGAACTCACACCACTCACACATAATGTGAGAAAAACATgaattcatttattcatttttTGATTCATTATAATGTTCTAACCCCCTTTCATAGAtccaataaaagaataaaaagaaataatatgaCTGTAATAAAGATTGCAATCATATCAAATTAGATATATAGTATgttctttttgaaaaaagataataatctgacttgatttaaaaaataatgatattattgGTTGATAAGTTTTATTTTTATAGAGAGAATCTTTTACAATCTTTAATCAAGAATAAAtttgatttctctctctctctctctctctctctctctctctctcttttcgtaaacaaccttaagccgtggtcTCGGGACCAACgcgacttggttcgggtccggatgatggggatCTCCCTAGGA is part of the Musa acuminata AAA Group cultivar baxijiao unplaced genomic scaffold, Cavendish_Baxijiao_AAA HiC_scaffold_42, whole genome shotgun sequence genome and encodes:
- the LOC108952118 gene encoding S-linalool synthase-like: MDESISYLVETIKEEMFSPSADMLSFLPPSPYETAWVAMVAGPQSPHRPMFPQCLEWIIRHQREEGYWGELGNPMDSLTSTLACVVALNAWDTGHANIEKGLGFLRANMVKLLMEHRGGIPRWYSIVFPGMLELALAKGLPVLPDGGSMPAVNNVFNRRETILAMEKSSSNDRHPPLTSFLEALPISCRPNHEVILRLQMEDGSLFHSPSATACAFMITGDRNCLEYLQTMLKRCSNVVPSVFPVDEDLIKLCLVDHLRRLGCGEHFAEEIRGVMDHTYRNWATQQREDYKNYEISQYIYRDSLAFNLLRAYGYRVTPRKFCWFMDEKDVLTHIMENYTEFLGAMVGVYRAAHFMFPEEVELHNAKVFAMKVLHKCLHLEGNNADLTGFEKEIEHEMELPWLARMDHLEHRMYIERSKGYITWIGKTNTCRLSCSSFVIKLAIKSFLNRQSLYKNELEELKRWSEESGLSKMGFGREKTTYCYFLAAVPTCLPLHSDLRKIVAKCAIIVIIADDFFDEKGSLNELECLTEAVHRWKGESLWGDAKVIFDALDELVRDIAFKSFSQYDNGVEDVLHDMWRDVFTSWLKEFKWSSSQHAPSIDEYIEVAMTSIAIQVITLPAYCLACSGAPKDNIKSHYSKITKLAMFCARLLNDSQSYQRELEHGKFNMVPLYMKENADASIEDSIDHIRDILEKKGKEFVELLFGDEYNSVPKLWKELHLTTLKAFWMLYDTTNKFDSPTALLQNINMAFYDALEINV